In Sphaeramia orbicularis chromosome 12, fSphaOr1.1, whole genome shotgun sequence, the following proteins share a genomic window:
- the LOC115430599 gene encoding major intrinsically disordered NOTCH2-binding receptor 1-like produces MDISALPNNNHPEKFLQLDVGMLPVTHGMFQVGAVMSSHKHWHNRVYFQREQRIRADTRSPPSPEGSPVVFVDRYLEKHITPVTFKSNIKTNPLYMDIRAMDAVDNEKFKPSWTVQEYDTQTIHGNLADYLKEGEKTPKDLDFWLEDLYTPGFDSLLRKKEAEERRKRLCKIFSLAVLSICVILIVIIVPVVVLKKKN; encoded by the exons ATGGACATCTCTGCTCTGCCCAACAATAACCACCCGGAGAAGTTCCTCCAGCTGGACGTGGGGATGCTGCCGGTCACCCACGGGATGTTCCAGGTCGGAGCTGTCATGTCCAGTCACAAACACTGGCACAACAGGGTCTACTTCCAG AGGGAACAGAGGATCAGAGCTGACACCAGGTCACCTCCGTCTCCAGAGGGTTCTCCTGTGGTGTTCGTGGACAGATATCTGGAGAAGCACATCACTCCTGTCACTTTTAAGTCCAACATTAAGACCAACCCTCTGTACATGGACATTAGAGCGATGGACGCCGTGGACAACGAGAAATTCAAACCATCGTGGACTGTACAGGAGTACGACACGCAAACCATCCACGGGAACCTCGCTGACTATTTAAAG GAGGGGGAGAAGACTCCAAAAGACTTGGACTTCTGGCTGGAGGACCTCTACACACCTGGATTTGACTCTTTACTGAGGAAGAAAGAAGCAGAAGAGAGAAGGAAAAGACTTTGTAAAATATTCTCTTTGGctgttttgtccatttgtgtaatACTTATTGTGATCATAGTGCCAGTTGTggttctaaaaaagaaaaactga